The sequence below is a genomic window from Candidatus Hydrogenedentota bacterium.
GTGCCAAGGAGAAAGAAGGCGAAAACAAAGGAAAATCGAGAGAAGGAACGCGGGCGAACGGCACATCTTGCCGCGCCTGGGGAAGTTTTTGCACCCGTACCGTGCCGGACCCTGGCCCTGCGGCCATTCGGTCTTGCAATCCCCGCGCGGCGCAAAAGACAATGGGACGATGCATCCACCAACCTTTCAGAACAAAGCCGAAGCCCGCGTCTGGGCCTTGCGCCGCCGCGCCGCGATCCCCGAGTCCGATCGGGACGCAATTGCTTCCAAGTCCATCGCGCGGCTGTTGACCTCCCCACTCCTTTCGCAGGCCGACGCAATATTGACGTATGTGGGGAGCAAAGGCGGTGAACTGGATACACGTCCGCTCATCGGCGAAGCCATCGCGATGGGAAAGTCCGTTCTGGTGCCGGTCACGCGGCCCGGCGGCGTGATGCGCTGGTCGCAATTGGAGCGTCTGGCGGACCTGGAAATGACCCCGCTCGGCATCCTGGAACCGCGATCGGCTGCGCTCTCGTGGGTGGAACCCGCTGACGGACTATGCGTGGTGCCCGGCGTCTGCTTTCGGCGGGATGGGCACCGGATCGGCTTCGGCGGCGGCTATTACGACCGCTTCCTGGAAACCTTTGCGGGCAAGGCGGTTGCCCTGGCGCCGGAGGCGTTGTTTGGCGTGGACTTTCCCGTGGAAGCGCATGATCGCCCCGTGTCGGTCGTTTTCACCGAGGCCGGCGCCCACGCTGCTGGCTAATCGTGGCGAGATGAGTACCCCGCAACGTCCAGGCGATTCAACTCATCCACGCCCCCTACTTTCGGATGAGGCGCAGCATTTCCTTGTGGATTGCTCCATTGGTGATGAGAACGCCCAGCTTACCATCAAAAAGGTGCAGGGGCTTGCCATCGAGCCGGGAGGCCATGCCGCCCGCTTCTTCCACAATGAGTTGGGCGGCGGCGTAGTCCCACGGGTTGAGCGTCATGTGAAGAAAGGCATCGAGATCGGCCGAGGCAATCTGGCTGATGGCGGAGACGGCGGACCCGTAGCCGCGCAACTGGCCCGAGTGGCGGATAATTTCCTGGCCCCGTTCGAGCCAGGCGTCGCGATCTTCCATACCGCCAAAATCCAGATCCACTTTGGCGTCGGCGAGCGTCTGGACTTCGGAGACGACGAGGCGCCGCTTGCCGTGGTAGGCGCCGGCCCCCTGCTCCGCCGTAAAGATCGTATTCAGTCCGGGCAGCGCAATGCCCGCCGCCACGGCGCGCCCGTGGATGGCGAAGGCAATGGAGATGGCGTAGACGGGAAAGAGTCCCCGAACGAAGTTGTTGGTGCCGTCGATCGGATCCATAACCCAGCAACGGGCCTCGGGATCTTCCGGGCCCCGGGCATACTCTCCCTCTTCCGCCACGATCTCATCGCCAGGGAA
It includes:
- a CDS encoding inositol monophosphatase; the protein is MTELGFIKKFLEDNMAYARDKFAARDAITVTSKKDANDLLTEVDLTLQKRAIDQIRRIFPGDEIVAEEGEYARGPEDPEARCWVMDPIDGTNNFVRGLFPVYAISIAFAIHGRAVAAGIALPGLNTIFTAEQGAGAYHGKRRLVVSEVQTLADAKVDLDFGGMEDRDAWLERGQEIIRHSGQLRGYGSAVSAISQIASADLDAFLHMTLNPWDYAAAQLIVEEAGGMASRLDGKPLHLFDGKLGVLITNGAIHKEMLRLIRK
- a CDS encoding 5-formyltetrahydrofolate cyclo-ligase → MHPPTFQNKAEARVWALRRRAAIPESDRDAIASKSIARLLTSPLLSQADAILTYVGSKGGELDTRPLIGEAIAMGKSVLVPVTRPGGVMRWSQLERLADLEMTPLGILEPRSAALSWVEPADGLCVVPGVCFRRDGHRIGFGGGYYDRFLETFAGKAVALAPEALFGVDFPVEAHDRPVSVVFTEAGAHAAG